A genome region from Quercus lobata isolate SW786 unplaced genomic scaffold, ValleyOak3.0 Primary Assembly Scq3eQI_2014, whole genome shotgun sequence includes the following:
- the LOC115973633 gene encoding transcription repressor OFP13-like: MFKTANSFFSNAVKMVTMLDSSWSQSRCFSAVLEDSGGELIEMAVKALRTKRLSFEPEPGDTSFIMGATNFPFQDSVMQAIKSNNPYTDFRNSMEEMIEAYGLEDYATKDWEYLEELLAWYLRMNGKKNHRYIIEAFIDMYTELPSLCSFSYHASASSSKSKDWWEIEVESIPSCAEKGKCPKYC; this comes from the coding sequence ATGTTTAAGACCGCCAACTCTTTCTTCTCCAACGCTGTCAAGATGGTGACAATGCTGGACTCATCCTGGTCACAATCGAGGTGTTTCTCAGCAGTGCTTGAGGATTCTGGTGGTGAGCTGATAGAGATGGCAGTTAAGGCATTGAGAACAAAGAGGTTGTCATTTGAGCCTGAGCCCGGGGACACAAGCTTCATAATGGGGGCAACCAATTTCCCTTTCCAGGACAGCGTGATGCAAGCTATTAAATCCAACAACCCATATACAGATTTCCGGAACTCCATGGAGGAAATGATTGAAGCTTATGGGTTGGAGGATTATGCAACAAAGGATTGGGAGTATCTCGAGGAGTTATTGGCATGGTACTTGAGGATGAATGGGAAGAAAAACCACCGGTATATAATCGAGGCCTTCATTGACATGTATACTGAGCTTCcttctttatgttctttttcTTATCATGCGTCAGCTTCATCTTCAAAATCGAAAGATTGGTGGGAAATTGAGGTTGAAAGCATTCCTTCATGTGCAGAGAAGggaaaatgtccaaaatattgttga